Sequence from the [Bacteroides] pectinophilus genome:
GGATTTGTATATGTAAGAGAGTCAGAGGGCCTCATGGAAGAAGCCAGGGCTGTTATTGAGCAGGCTGTACTTGACTGCCTCGACCGTAACGTAACTGACTGGGGTAAGATTAAGGGCACAATTAAGGATACATTAAGTGATTTTCTCTGGAAGAAGATGAAGAGAAATCCTGTAATACTTCCAATCATTATGGAGGTTGATGATTAAGGGGGCATTGGCATGAGTGAGGTTGAGAGGCTTACAGATGAACTGTGCAGGGCTATAAGGACAAGCAGGGAGTATGCAGAATACAAAGAAGCATATAAGATACTTGAACAGTATCCCGGTCTTTTGAGAGAGACTAATGAACTCCGCAGACAGAATTTTGAACTTCAGAATTCGGAGGATTCAGACGG
This genomic interval carries:
- a CDS encoding YlbF family regulator, translated to MSEVERLTDELCRAIRTSREYAEYKEAYKILEQYPGLLRETNELRRQNFELQNSEDSDGMFDRVETFRKNYAELRKHQEVSDFLQAELCLARMVQSIGNAVTGCLDMNVDFLD